One genomic segment of Phormidium ambiguum IAM M-71 includes these proteins:
- the ssuE gene encoding NADPH-dependent FMN reductase, with product MANILAIAGSPSHPSRTYSLVEYTTNLLQQQGYNINIISVRDFPAEDLVFGRYDSPNLEQPKALLEKANGVIIATPIYKAAYTGLLKSFLDLLPQKALLDKIVLPIATGGTIAHLLAIDYALKPLLTELGARHILGGVYAVDKQIQRQQDGSIQLDEEIEQRLQHSLNDFVKAVGLPKQLVKN from the coding sequence ATGGCGAATATTTTAGCGATCGCAGGTAGTCCTTCTCACCCGTCAAGAACTTATAGTTTGGTGGAATATACGACTAATTTATTACAGCAACAAGGTTACAACATCAACATTATTTCTGTAAGAGACTTTCCCGCCGAAGATTTAGTATTTGGGCGTTATGACAGCCCGAATTTAGAGCAACCAAAAGCACTTTTAGAAAAAGCTAATGGAGTAATTATTGCCACTCCAATTTATAAAGCAGCTTACACTGGGTTACTCAAATCTTTTTTGGATTTATTGCCGCAGAAAGCTTTGTTAGATAAGATTGTTTTACCCATTGCTACAGGGGGAACGATCGCTCATTTACTAGCGATCGACTATGCCTTAAAACCACTATTAACGGAATTAGGCGCACGACACATTTTAGGCGGCGTTTATGCAGTGGATAAACAAATACAACGACAACAGGATGGAAGTATTCAGCTTGACGAAGAAATTGAACAAAGGCTGCAACATTCATTAAATGATTTCGTCAAAGCAGTAGGTTTACCAAAACAGTTGGTAAAAAATTAG